DNA from Sphingomonas psychrotolerans:
GGCCATGAAGCGCTCTTTCGCACCGGCGAGGACACGCATGACGCGTTCGACGTTCCTCGTCCTTGCGGCATCAGACTTCAGGTTTGCGAGGTAGCGCAGCACCTCCTTTTGCAGGCTGGGCGCCAGGGCTTCCCACCGCGCCTTGATATCCGGGCTGCTCTCCAGTCCCGCTGCGAACGCCGGGTGCATCGCGTGCTGAGGCCCGGTCCTGTAATCGGAATCGAAGTGGACCGAAACCGCGACCATATCACCCACATCGACTTCGGCTTGCTTGCGGAGCCGGCCATCGAGATAGAGGAAGAAGCTTCCGTCCCCCGCCGGCATCATGTTGATGCGCCAGGCGGGGGTTGGCTTGCCGTTCAGCTGGACCAGGACCGGCATTGGCCTGCGCCAGCCCGGCCGGATCTCGTTCGCGCGCTCGGCGCTCACGAAAACCAGCGGGTTGATACCTCGGATCTCTATCAAGCCATCGAAATGCACCGGGAACACTCCTCAAGACGGCGCCTCGCCGCCGGCGTTCAGTCGGGTCTGGCCGCGATCGACCTCAGAAACGGCCGGATCAGGCCTGCCACCTCGTGGAGGTGCGTTTCCAGCAGCCAGTGTCCGCCCTCCAGCACGTGCAGTTCGGCGCTTGGCAGATCGCGCAGATAAGCCTTGGCAGACCCTTCCGGCATGTAGCCGTCACGTGGTCCCCAGACAATCAGCGTCGGTGGCGCGTCGTTATTTTGGGTGCCACGACTACGGGTAAAAGGTGGCGCGTTTCGCTCGGCGGGTTTCACCCATTGTCGTTCAGGCCGTCGCAACAGGTTACAGGCACAGACAGCAACGCACTCGGCCGCAATAACAGCTGCCGTAACGGGTGAATGTGGACGTGTCTCGGAGAGGCAAGTGAGTGTGGCTCTCAAACGCGTCAAAGACAGCAAGAAGGATACAGCATGAGCCCTCAGCCTACCGGCCACGTCGTCGGCAACGACCTGATCCTGACGCGCATCTTCCGCGCACCCATCGATGACGTCTGGACAAGCGTAACGACATCCGAGAGCACCGCGCGATGGTTCGGTCCGTGGGAAGGCGATGCTGGCCCCGGCAAGATCGTGCGGCTGCAACTGGTCCATGAGAAGGACCAGCCCTGGGCGGAGGTGACGATCGAAGAATGCGAGGCGCCGCGCCTCCTCGTCCTCACAATGAATGATGAATTCGGAGCGTGGCGCATCGAGATGACGTTGACGCAGACGGACGACATGACGGAGTTGCGTTTCGTGCAGCACCTATCCGACCGGAAGCTCGCGGGCGACGTGGGCCCGGGCTGGGAGTACTATCTCGACATGTTGGTCGCCGCCCGCGAGGGCAAGACGCTGCCGTCGTTCGAGGACTACTACCCTGCGCAGAAGGAATACTATCTAAAAGGCGCATAGACGATCGGCACATCGTCTGGCCTTGCCGTCCGCAACGGCCGTCCGTCTTTTTCAAGCCGATCCGGTTTTTTGTCGCGGCTGCGGACCCGTTCTCGCAATATACCAACCGCGTGCCGCGTGCCGCGGGAAATCGCGGTTCCTCTAGGTCATACCGGGAAGCTATGGATTGCGATGATGTCTGGACGCGGCAGCCGGTCGGGCGGATGACCGCTTCGGAGCGCCGCCTCACGATCGACGATCGTCGGCTTTTGGGCGCAAAGCCGCCCTTCCCTTCCCCACCGATCTCAGATCACAGAGTCTGGCCAAGTCACTGAGTTCGGCGGAGCGGGAGGTATCCCATATTCTTCTATATCGATATGATTTTACTGCACAATCTTGCCACTCGTCAGCAGCTACCCCACATTTTCCCCACACTCCGTGCGAGATTTTAAGGAGGGGCGTGACACAGTTCGAGACTGCCATGCGACCAATCCAGCCGTTCAGCGACCGAGCCTGGCGTCTTGTAGCTGCCACAGGTTGATGTTCATCCGCCGGGACAGAAATGAGGCCGACCTTGGGACTTGTCGGGGGTTCACACCGCGCTGTGCGCCGCGACGCGGCAGGTGTGGAAACGGCGATGCTCGTTTGAACTTCAGGGCAATCCGATCAGACAGGCGCAGACTAGCGCGACAGGTCGAGCAAGAACCACCGCTTGAACGCCCCCCGCGCGATCATCGGCGGTGGCGCAGGGTTACCGCGTCCAGCGGCTCGCCGGTCGCGGTATAGGCGCGGTAGGTCAGTTTGTTCGGCGCGACGTCGATGACCTGGTAAGCCTGGGTGCGCGACGCCGTTTTTCGGGCCCAGGCGAGCGGCGCGACCTCGTACATCTTCGGGCCAGCCACCGAGACGGCATAAGTAGAGCCGGCCTTGTCGGCGGACGGACCGTTTGGCCCGATTGCGCCGCGTGCATATCCATGGTCGTGGCCCTGCAGCACAAGATCGACATGGTATTTGTCGATCAGCGGCTTCAACGCCGCGCGCACCTTCGGATTGTCGCGGCCGGGATCACTCGAAAACAGCGGGAAATGCAGGAAGAGCACCGTCCAGCGGTTCGGATTGTGCGCGAGCAACCCGTCGAGCCACGCCACGATCGACTTGCGCGCGACCTCGTCCCGATCGACCTGCATCGAATCTACCGAGATCAGCCGAAGTCCCTGATAATCGGTGTACCAGTTGGTCTCTCGCCCCGCCGGCAGATCTGCAGGGCCGTTATCCGGCAAGGTGAACTGACGGCGCCATTGGCCGGTGATCGAGGAGCCGGCGCGCGCGGCTTCGTCGCGGACATATTCGTGATTGCCCGGCGTCGGCATCTGCGGTGTCTGTGCATAGAGAAACCCGCCGGCCGCGAACCACTCGCCCCATTCGGCATCGCTGTCATGCCGGTTGACCAGATCGCCCGCATGGATCGTGAAGGCGGCATCGCCCGCCTGCCGGAACGCCATGCGCAGCGTGCGCGACGCCTCTGACAGGATCTGGTTCTGCATGTCGCCGAGATAGATGAAGCGGAACGGCGCGGCGTCCTTGCGCGCCGTGCGGAACTGGAACCATTCGGACCATTGCGCCCCGTCGCCGACACGATAGGCGTAGACCCTATTGGGCTCCAGACCCTTGAGCACCGCCGAATGATAGGCGGCACGGAAGGCCGGGTCCTCACGCACCGGCAGCGTGGCATCGTCCGTGGTGGCTGCCAGCGTCATCGGCGTCTTTACGAAGTCCGGGCTGCTGGTGGCCTTCGCATATTGCACCATGCCCACGGCACCCGGTGCCGAGCGCCAGGTCACGGCCATTTCCGTCGTTGGATCGGCGGTGAGACTGAGCACGATACGTTCGGGCTTCAGCGTGGCGGCAGCGAGCCTGGCATCTTGCGGCTGCACCGGCGGAGTTTGCGCCTGCGACGGCGCGAGCGGGAGAGCGACGCCGAGGAACAGGGCGCCGACAAAGCGATGAGAAGTCATCATCGTTCCTTCAAAAGATCAGGTTTACACCAAGCGAGATCGTGCGGCCGTTCTTGGTATAGGCGCGGCTCGCTCCCTTGCCCGACGACACCGTTTCCCAATAGGTCGGGCCGTCGAGCAGGTTCTGGACCTGGAGCTGGACCGAAGACGTCTTCAGGAACGACTTGCGGAAGGTCAGATCGAGGAAGCTGTAGGCCTGCTGATAGGGATTGTTGCCGAAATCCTGGATGCCCCCGAGGAACTTCCCCTGATAGTTCCAGGCGGCATAGATTTCCCAGCCCTTGCGCTCCCAGAACAATTGCAGATTGGCGATCGTGTCGGGCGTCTCCATCAACGGCAGGGTATAGCCCTCCGGATGCCAGGAAAGGCCGGTCACCGCCTTGGAGCGCTGCAGAGTCAGGTTGCCGCCGATGCCGAGCGAGCCGAACACCCCGGGTAGCCAGTGGAGCACCTGCTGTCCGCTGACCTCCATTCCATAGACCGTCGCCCGTTCGCCGTTGTTCGGCATGGAAATGATCACGCCGGCAGGGTCGACATTTTCACCCACCGTACCGTTGCGGATGTTGCTGGAGGAGGAACGGAACAGGAAGTTGGTGATGCGTTTGTAGAACAAAGCCGCCGAATAGGCGCCGCTTTTCCCGTTATAGCGCTCCAGCGAAAGGTCGAGATTCAGCGAGCGCATCGGCTTCAGGTTCGGATTGCCCTGGCTGATCCCGGTAAGCACCCATTGCGAGGTCGGGTTGTCCGTGCCGTCGCCATCGGGGTCGGTATCATAAGCGTATTCGCGGGCGGAGCTCATGCGTGCGATGTCGGGACGCGCGAAGCTCGTCCACACTGCGGCACGCAGCTTGGTGCGGCGATCGAAGTCGAAATTGACGTGAAGTGACGGCAGCACGTTGGTAAAGCTGGACCGGTCGGTGGTGAAGCGTTCGCCCTGCACCGGATCGAGATTATAGGCTTCGACCTTGTTGCGGGTCGCCTCGACCCGAACGCCGGCGATCATCTGGGCACGACCGAAGGCCGCGGTCGCCATGGCATATCCGGCGATCACGCGCTCGTTGAACCGGAAACTCTCCTCGTTCGACATCTGGGCGTCGGAAGGATCCACCGCGAAGCCCTCGAAAAAGCTGCTTTCGCCCCTCTCCGCATGCTGCAACTCGGCAAGCATCTTCGCATTGTCGATCGTCTGACCGAGCCGGTAGAGACCGGAATAGGCGCCGCCGAACAGGCTGGTGACGTTCTTGCCGTAGAATTGCGAGAAGTCGGCCATGGTGCCGTCGGCGTTCAGGTCAAGAAACGAGCCCGAAAAATTGCGACGCCGCGAATCGTAGAGCTTGCCACCTGCCTTGACCGACTGCAGCCATTCCACATCCGGCGCCCATTGGAGGTTCGTCTGTGCCTGCCACAATTTCTGCTGGCTTCCGCCGACCTCGCCTTCCAGACTGCTGAACGCATATTGCGCGGGATCCTGCACCGCGTTCATGCCCTGCGGGTTGAGCAACCACTTGGGGAAGCGCGAATCCCCGGAGCTGCTGAACAGCACGCCCTTGTTGCCCAACCAGCCATATTTGTCGCTGCGGAACTCGAGCGTGTATCCGTCGTCGAGATTGTCCTGCGACTGGGAATAGGACAGGTCGTAATCGACGGTGAAATCGCCGAACCGCGACACGCCGCCGGCGTTGGCGGTAGCGAGATTGCCGCTTTCGTTGTTCGCTTCCCAGAAGCGGCGCAGGCGGAAACCCTGCGGATCCCAAACGCCGGAGCCACCCGCGAGGCTGTAGAACGACTTTCCCTTGCGGTCGGCATCGGTGATCAGACCGTCACGGTCCTGATCGACGATCTGGCTGGTCGTGTAGCGATAGACGCGGCCCAGCCTGGCATCGGTCCGCAGGATGCCGTCTTCGGGCTGAACAAGGCTAGCGTCGGTCGGATCGACCTGCACCAGTCGCGTGGAATTTCGGCCCGTGTCGTTGCGGAAATTGAGCCGGCTGCGGAATTGCTGCTTCTGATAATCGCTGTACTGGCCACGAAGGTGCAGGTCGTGGTGATCGGAGCGATAGTCGATGCTGGTGTTGAAGCCCCAGCGTTTCACATCGGTATCGCCGATCCCCAGATCCATGCCGCGCATCACGAAGCGGTTCGGGTCCCAGCCGAGCGTCTCGCTATTCGAGTACCAGGTGTCCGGCTGATTATCGCCGTCGACGCCGTTCTGCTCATATTGCGATTTGCGCCGGCTCCAGTTGCCCGCGAGGAAGACCCCAAAATGTTCGCTGAACTGACGCGAGAGGGCAGCTGACACCTGACCGTATTTGCGGTGATCGAACTTGTCGAGCATGCCGCCTTCGGCCGAAATGCGCGCATAGGTCGGCTTCTGGTCGAAGGCTGTCGGCGTGGTGATGTCGATCGATCCGCCGAGCGCGTCGCCGTCGCGATCCGGGGTGAGCGTCTTGTAGACGGTGATCTGCTTCACGCCGTCTGGCGGCAGCACCGACAGCCGCACGCCGCGGAAGAAGTTGCTGTCGCGCGAACCGGCGCCGTCGACGCGCACGCCGTTGACCGAATAATTGTTGAGCTCTGTGGAGAGGCCGCGAACGGTGATGCGATCGCCTTCCCCCGTGGCGGGATCGCGCACGCCGTTGACGCCGGGCAGACGGGCGAGCGCCTCCGACACGTTGTTCGCCGGCAGCTTGCCCATGTCGTCGGCGGTGACGGTATCGGACACCATTGCCGAACGACGCTTGGTCTCGAGGGACTCCTGCGCCGCCGCGATATAGCCGGTGACGACGATATCCTCGGCGGCCGGCTCTTCCTCCTGCGGCGCGGCGGTCTGTGCCTGTGCCTGTGGCGCCCTGGTTGGTGATGGCCGCCGGGCAGCTGCGACCTGGGCCCGCGCCGGCGCGGGCTTGACGATGACCGAGCCGCCGCGGACCTGCGTCTGGACTTCCGCGCCGCGCACCAGCACGGCAAGCGCCTCCGTAGCAGACATCATACCGGACACTGCGCGGCTGCGGCGGCCACGCAGCACGTCGGGCGAGGCGGCGACCGGCATACCGGTCACTCGCGAGAATAGCTGCAACGCCTGTGCAAGATCCTGTTCGGGAATGGAAAAGCTATAGCGCTGTGCGGCGGCGGCGGGTGCGGCGCACAGAGTCGCGGCGGCAAGGGCCAGCGCCGAAACGGCGGGCCGGTTCACAACAAACATCGAAGAAATACCCCCACTACAAACGGTTCATGCGAGAGACGGGTCACGGGGGTGAAACCCGACACAGTTTTTCTTCTTACAAATTCGAGTCTTTACTGTGATATTCTCATGTCACCGCGCCCTTACACTTATCGCTTGAGCACATAGCGATCGCTCGTCGCGCGCCAGCGTAGATCGTGGACGACGCTCACCATCTCCAGCACGCTCTTCGGCTCACGCATGGGGAAGCGCCCGGTGACGAGCAACGCGCCGATGGAAGGATCTGCCAGCACGATCGGGCGGTCGATCGAGCGATTGAGCCTCTGTACGAGTTGCCGAACCGGCGTCTCGTTCGCTTCGAACCAGCCCTGGGTCCAGTCGGGCCGTTTGTCGCCGCTCCCTTTCAGGCTGCGGACACGCTCACCCTCGAGTTCGAGGCCGCTTCCCGCCGGCAGCCGCCATTGTCGCCCCGAGCCGGCATGGACGCCAACCATCCCGCGATAGACCTGGATGACGCGCGTGTCGCGATCGACGCGGTCCACGTCGAACGCGGTGCCGAGCACCGAGACCTTGGCGCCACCGGCATCGACCGCGAAACCGCGTAGCCGCTCATGCGCAACATCGAAAAACGCTTCGCCCCGCTGGAGCTCGACCTGGCGGGACCATGGCGCCATGCGCACGGCGATACGGGTGTCGCCGTTCATGCGGATCGTCGAGCCGTCCGACAGCGCGACCGTGCGGGTCTGCCCGCGCGCGGTGGCGTACTGCGTTTCCGTCACCAGCGACGGGGCGCCGGCGACCCCCGCGACGACGAGAATGCCGGCCAATGCGGCAGCCTGACCCATGCGCCGCCAACCTCTGTTGCGGCCGCGGGCAAGCGCCTCCTTACCGGGTGCGTCGTCATTGCCGGCTTGGGGCAGCGGCGCGATGCCGCGTAACGCTGCCTCGAGGCCGCCTGACTGCCACAGCGTCTGCATGCGCGCATAGCTTTCGATATGGCGCGGATCCTTGAGGATCCAGCGATCGAAGTCGGCGGTAGTGTCGCTGTCGAGCACGGGGCGGCGCATGCGGTCGACCCATTGTGCGGCCTGCAGGTCGATCACGTGCGTTTCCTGAGCCATCAATCCCGTCCCGCCAGATCGATGCCGGCCTGTTCGAGCGCTTTGCGCAGATCGATCATCCCGCGTGTGATGTGTTTCTCGACCGCCTTTGCGCTCAATTCAAGATCGTCTCCAATCGCGCGGCAGCTTTCCTGATTGAGCCGTCGGCGCAGCAGCACCTCGCGTCGAAGCGGAGGCATCTTCTTCAGACAGCGACTGAACACCTCCATCGCGCGTCGTGAATCGAGGATCCGATTGAGCGACGGCTGGTCGCTGTGCACTTCTTCGTCAGGCTCGCCGACAAGGCGGCTGTCGCGGCGATGCACATCGATCAGGAGGTTGTCCGAGATGCGAAAGGCGAGCGAGAACACGCTGCCGATCTGCTGCGTGCCGGCCAGCTCGACCAACCTGGCAAGCGTCTCCTGGCTCACATCCTCGACGATATCGTGCCGGGCGCCACGGCCACGCAGATAGCGCTTCAGGGCCATCTGGATCGCATACCAGTCATAGCCGGGGGGCGCGCCTTCAAGATGCTGATTTCGGATCGACGCAAGCACCATGAACCCCAGATCCCGGAAAAACCGAGGCAATTAGGGGCTCCAGGTGACAGTTTTAAGATCGCCGTCGCGCGCCGACCGCGAGCACGGCATCAACATACGGCAAGTTGGGTCGTCGATATGAGCAATCCATCTTTGGGCCAGTGGCCACGGTCAATCGTTCGGGCACCGCTGCTTTCGAACGGCGGCTACTATGAGTTCGCGACCCAGAGCCGACAGGCAGCCCCCGCACTTCCGGCCGTTCGGCTTCCGTAGGGGTCACCATCGTCAAGCGGAGAACGGCGGATTACCGCCGTTTCCGACGATAGGGGCGAATTCACCTCCACATTTCGTCCCACAATTCTTTCGGCTTTGATTGGACGCAGTGGCATGCCTTGGTGGCCGTGACCTGCTCCCCGGAATTCATGCCATTGTAAGTTAGTTCGTCAGATGGAGACGAGCGATGCGGCGAAGCCGTTTTACCGAGGATCAGATCATTGGGGTTTGCGCGAGCACGAGTCTGGCGTGAAGACGGCGGTCTGTGCCGCAAGCACGGGATCAGCTACGCGACGTTCTACAACTGGAAGGCGAAATATGGCGGCCTGACGGTGTCAGACGCTGGGCGTAGCTGCCGGTCGCGCGATCTGCTCCGGCTCGGGTTCATGACGGCTTCCCTAGCGAAGATCAGACGCGTAACTGATCCTATCCTCCGGTCGCACCCGACTTCGCGTCAATGCCGCGCACGACATCGGCGGTCAGGTCGTTGGCGAAATTGCCGCCCAGCGCCGAATTGCGATCGAACAACAATCCGCACTTTCTTTGTTTATAGACCGACGCGATGACCGGCTGGGCAGCGTCTGCGATCTGCTGCATTTCGCTAGCGCGCGCGGCCTCGATTGCAGTCGAGCGCTGCTGCGCCTTGGTCTGGAGCGGCTGAAGCCGGGCCGACAGCGCCAGGTCGCGGGTGCGGCGCTGGTCGGGGGTTAGCTTGGTGGCTTCGGCCTGAAAGGCCTTTAGATCCGCTTCGATCGGCGCGCGCTCGGCGGCGATCTCCGCCTGGGCATCGTCGGACATCTTCTTGAGACGCGCCGACGCGGCTTTGCCGATAGCGGCGTTGGCGAAGATCGCCTCGCGCGACAGCAGGCAGACGCCGGGAACGACCGGACCGCCGAGCGGAGCGACGGCGGGGGGCGCGGAAGGGGCGGTCTGGGCGAAGACGGGTGAGCCGATCAGCAAGGCGGGGGCGCAAAATGCAGTACGAAGGATCATGGCAAAAGCTCTCACAAGAGATCGAAGATCAAGCGGCGGTCGGGGTAGCATCGGCCTGTGACGGCTCGGCGGCGGTGGCGAACGCCCCCTGACGGACGAGCAGCGCGTTGAAATGGTCGAGCGAGGCGAGGTGATAGTGAATCACCGCCAACCAGCCATTCTTGTGCCAGGCGAGAACCGTCGCATCTTCAAGCGCGGCGAACTTCGCTGCATCGACCACCAGGAACCCGTCAACGCCCAGCTTGCGGCCACCGGGCAAGGTAATGTCGGCGCGACGCGGAACGAGAAGGTCGTTCTCCTTGAGCGCCTCGCAGAGTGCGCCGGTAGCCGTCGCATCGCGGCGATAGGCTTCGCAGAATTCGAGCGCCTGGCGAGTCAGCGCGCTGGGCTTGCCGTCTTCGAACAACGCGACGCCCTCCTCGCCCGACGGGTCGAAGCGATCAGAACCGGCATCGGCGATCAGGGCAAACTGGTCGGCATCGTCGGTGGCGACGAAGCCGAACGGGTAGCGGCGGACATAGGCCGGAATGTGCATGCCCTCGGCCCAGACCCCGTCGGTGACGAACAGATTGTCCTCGCCCAGCCCGAGCAATGCCACTGGCGATGCCACGGCGGCATCCACGAACAGGATCGGATAATGGCGCGCCGCGGCGACGAACTCGCCGACCACCACTGGCACATAGGGCGTTGCAGCGGCAAAGCCGTAATCGCCCTCTTTCAGGCGCCAATCCTGGTGGCGCTGGAGCGAAAGCGCTTCGGGCGCGCGATAGAAAAGCGGCAGTGGCGGCAATTCGGACACGGTGATTTCCTTGGATGTCAGGAAGGTTCGCGGGCGGAGAGAAAGGGAGTAAACTCCGCCCGCTCGTCGTCAGATCGTCTGACGGCGAAGCATGATGGTGCGCGGCCCGATCCGCACCGGCACCAGATTCTCGGTCGAGAGCAATCGGCGTAGCGCCTCTTCAGGCGTCATGTTGCCGCGCAGCGCCCGCGTCGTCCGGGTCTTCGTCTTGGCGGCATCGTAGAGGATGTTGAACCCGGAGGCCCGGCCGACCGCGCGGATCGCATCGTCGAGCGGTTGTTCGTCGATGTTGAAGGCGACCTGCGCCACGACATCGCCGCGCATCGCCACCTGGGTCGGCGCCGACCGGCCGTGGGGCATGATCAGCACCGGCGCCTGGGAAATGGTGTCGCGCTCGCCCGGGCACGGATCCTGATCGCCACCGCAATTGCCATAGCCGGTCACCCGCACTTCGATCAGCGAGGGTGAGACGATCGCAGCATTCTTGCGCACCTGCGACACCGCCTCGTCGAGCGCCTTGTCGACCGCGGCCGATTTGGCGCCGACTTCGCCGGTATCGAGCGAAGTCGGCGGCGCGGCCGGCGGCACCGGCAGGCCGGTCTGGACACCGGCGACATCGATATTGTCGGTGCCGAGCACCTCGATCGCGTAGACGTTGAAATTGCCCGAGACGCGGATGCCGGCATCGCCGGCATCGACGATGCCAGCCGGCGCGATCAGATCGACGTCGGCGGGCGGTGTGCCCGGCTGGGTCGCGACGGTGCCGATGCCGGCACCGGTCGGCAGGCCGGCGGGTTCGCGGTTCATCCGGGCCCAATTGTCGAGGGCGTAATTGTAGAATTGCGGGCTGATCGAGGTCTTGGCCCCCTGCCCCGCGGCGATGTCGCCCCATGACGACCAGATCAGGACGTTGCCGCCCTTGCTGGTGAGGATGCGCGACTGGTTCACCGCGACGCTGTTATGCGCCAGGATGTTGATCTCGCCACCGTCGTTGGTGACCACGCCGGCGCGCAGCGCATTGCCGCGATCGCCTTCAAAGGCGGGCTGGCCGGTCTCGGCGGGGCTCGCCGCGACATTGGCGAGCGTCATCGCCCCCCCGGGGATGACGAACTCGATCTTGCCGCCGCCGTTGGAGATCACCCGGCTGGCATAGGTTTCGAAATTGCCGGCCCAGCGCGATTCGCCTTCGGCAAGCGCGGTCTTGGTGTCCTTCTGCGCGCCGGGGAACAGCGTCTCGATCGCCTTATAGCCGCGGAAGCTGGTGTTGTAGCGCTCGTTGGCGGCATCATTGGCTTCGCGGCCGGTAGTGCGCAGTTCGAGGAACAGGACGCTGCGGTAATAGGGCGTCTTGAAGTCGCTCGAGAGGGTGTTCCAATAGCTCCACGCAGTGTCGAGATAGGCGCGCTGCCCGGCTTTGGTCTCGAGCGGATCGAGCCCCTGGAGGCGGCGGACGTAATTGACCAGGCCTTCGCGCGGCTCGGGCGTGGCGAACTCGCCGGTCGCACCCTCGGCCCGCGCATATTCGCGGTCGAACAGATAGAGCGACAGCCCGGTATCGTCTTCCCGCAGATAGTCGGCCATGCCGGCGGCCTTGCCGGGGTTGAGATAGGCATCCTCGAACGCCTGGTAGGACGGCGTCTCGTTGAAGCCGGTGCTGATCGCGATGTCCGCCGCCTTCTCGTCGGGATGCCAATCCTGCGCGCCCGAGGGATGTTGGTTGCCATTGCCGGCGAAGGTGAAGAGTTTGACCCGCTGGGTCGAGATGCCCAGCGCGTTGCTCGGCAGCCAGATATCGGTACCGGCCTCGACTTCGAGACGGCCCGGGCCGCTCAGCGTGATGTGGCCGAAACTGCTCGCGGTCGGGCCATCGACCTGCGGCGCGAAATTGCGGTCGAAATAGATGCCGCTGCCGGCGCGGACGATGCTGACATCGTTCGGATTGTTGTGCTGCAGCGCATAAGAGGGGAAATAGATATTGCCCTCCGCCTGCAGCCAGGTCTGCTTGGGGATTTCGAGCACGGCCATGTTCGAAGTGACGATATCGCCGCCCGCGGCATAGATGCGCACCGGCTGGGTATCGCCGACATGCAGATCGGGCAGATTGTCGACCGTGAAGTAGCTCACCCCCGGATAGGCCCCACCGCCGCCGGCGGCCCGGAACACCTCGCGATGGAGCGTATTACCGAACAGCGGCGACTGGTTGGTCGGGGTGCGGATCAGCTCCATCTTGGCCTGGCTCATGAAGATGCCTTCATAACTGCCGCGATAATTCTGCGCCTCTTCGCCCAGCGTCAGATTGGGCAGGAACGGATCGACCGCCTGGGTGCCGTAGCCGATGAAGACGTTGCCGCCGGCGAGCAGGTCGAGCTGTCCGGTGGCCGAGGGCAGCAGGGTC
Protein-coding regions in this window:
- a CDS encoding FecR family protein encodes the protein MAQETHVIDLQAAQWVDRMRRPVLDSDTTADFDRWILKDPRHIESYARMQTLWQSGGLEAALRGIAPLPQAGNDDAPGKEALARGRNRGWRRMGQAAALAGILVVAGVAGAPSLVTETQYATARGQTRTVALSDGSTIRMNGDTRIAVRMAPWSRQVELQRGEAFFDVAHERLRGFAVDAGGAKVSVLGTAFDVDRVDRDTRVIQVYRGMVGVHAGSGRQWRLPAGSGLELEGERVRSLKGSGDKRPDWTQGWFEANETPVRQLVQRLNRSIDRPIVLADPSIGALLVTGRFPMREPKSVLEMVSVVHDLRWRATSDRYVLKR
- a CDS encoding alpha/beta fold hydrolase codes for the protein MKPAERNAPPFTRSRGTQNNDAPPTLIVWGPRDGYMPEGSAKAYLRDLPSAELHVLEGGHWLLETHLHEVAGLIRPFLRSIAARPD
- a CDS encoding TonB-dependent receptor, with the translated sequence MFVVNRPAVSALALAAATLCAAPAAAAQRYSFSIPEQDLAQALQLFSRVTGMPVAASPDVLRGRRSRAVSGMMSATEALAVLVRGAEVQTQVRGGSVIVKPAPARAQVAAARRPSPTRAPQAQAQTAAPQEEEPAAEDIVVTGYIAAAQESLETKRRSAMVSDTVTADDMGKLPANNVSEALARLPGVNGVRDPATGEGDRITVRGLSTELNNYSVNGVRVDGAGSRDSNFFRGVRLSVLPPDGVKQITVYKTLTPDRDGDALGGSIDITTPTAFDQKPTYARISAEGGMLDKFDHRKYGQVSAALSRQFSEHFGVFLAGNWSRRKSQYEQNGVDGDNQPDTWYSNSETLGWDPNRFVMRGMDLGIGDTDVKRWGFNTSIDYRSDHHDLHLRGQYSDYQKQQFRSRLNFRNDTGRNSTRLVQVDPTDASLVQPEDGILRTDARLGRVYRYTTSQIVDQDRDGLITDADRKGKSFYSLAGGSGVWDPQGFRLRRFWEANNESGNLATANAGGVSRFGDFTVDYDLSYSQSQDNLDDGYTLEFRSDKYGWLGNKGVLFSSSGDSRFPKWLLNPQGMNAVQDPAQYAFSSLEGEVGGSQQKLWQAQTNLQWAPDVEWLQSVKAGGKLYDSRRRNFSGSFLDLNADGTMADFSQFYGKNVTSLFGGAYSGLYRLGQTIDNAKMLAELQHAERGESSFFEGFAVDPSDAQMSNEESFRFNERVIAGYAMATAAFGRAQMIAGVRVEATRNKVEAYNLDPVQGERFTTDRSSFTNVLPSLHVNFDFDRRTKLRAAVWTSFARPDIARMSSAREYAYDTDPDGDGTDNPTSQWVLTGISQGNPNLKPMRSLNLDLSLERYNGKSGAYSAALFYKRITNFLFRSSSSNIRNGTVGENVDPAGVIISMPNNGERATVYGMEVSGQQVLHWLPGVFGSLGIGGNLTLQRSKAVTGLSWHPEGYTLPLMETPDTIANLQLFWERKGWEIYAAWNYQGKFLGGIQDFGNNPYQQAYSFLDLTFRKSFLKTSSVQLQVQNLLDGPTYWETVSSGKGASRAYTKNGRTISLGVNLIF
- a CDS encoding SapC family protein; its protein translation is MSELPPLPLFYRAPEALSLQRHQDWRLKEGDYGFAAATPYVPVVVGEFVAAARHYPILFVDAAVASPVALLGLGEDNLFVTDGVWAEGMHIPAYVRRYPFGFVATDDADQFALIADAGSDRFDPSGEEGVALFEDGKPSALTRQALEFCEAYRRDATATGALCEALKENDLLVPRRADITLPGGRKLGVDGFLVVDAAKFAALEDATVLAWHKNGWLAVIHYHLASLDHFNALLVRQGAFATAAEPSQADATPTAA
- a CDS encoding SRPBCC family protein, with product MSPQPTGHVVGNDLILTRIFRAPIDDVWTSVTTSESTARWFGPWEGDAGPGKIVRLQLVHEKDQPWAEVTIEECEAPRLLVLTMNDEFGAWRIEMTLTQTDDMTELRFVQHLSDRKLAGDVGPGWEYYLDMLVAAREGKTLPSFEDYYPAQKEYYLKGA
- a CDS encoding RNA polymerase sigma factor, giving the protein MPRFFRDLGFMVLASIRNQHLEGAPPGYDWYAIQMALKRYLRGRGARHDIVEDVSQETLARLVELAGTQQIGSVFSLAFRISDNLLIDVHRRDSRLVGEPDEEVHSDQPSLNRILDSRRAMEVFSRCLKKMPPLRREVLLRRRLNQESCRAIGDDLELSAKAVEKHITRGMIDLRKALEQAGIDLAGRD
- a CDS encoding OmpH family outer membrane protein translates to MILRTAFCAPALLIGSPVFAQTAPSAPPAVAPLGGPVVPGVCLLSREAIFANAAIGKAASARLKKMSDDAQAEIAAERAPIEADLKAFQAEATKLTPDQRRTRDLALSARLQPLQTKAQQRSTAIEAARASEMQQIADAAQPVIASVYKQRKCGLLFDRNSALGGNFANDLTADVVRGIDAKSGATGG
- a CDS encoding purple acid phosphatase family protein, producing the protein MTSHRFVGALFLGVALPLAPSQAQTPPVQPQDARLAAATLKPERIVLSLTADPTTEMAVTWRSAPGAVGMVQYAKATSSPDFVKTPMTLAATTDDATLPVREDPAFRAAYHSAVLKGLEPNRVYAYRVGDGAQWSEWFQFRTARKDAAPFRFIYLGDMQNQILSEASRTLRMAFRQAGDAAFTIHAGDLVNRHDSDAEWGEWFAAGGFLYAQTPQMPTPGNHEYVRDEAARAGSSITGQWRRQFTLPDNGPADLPAGRETNWYTDYQGLRLISVDSMQVDRDEVARKSIVAWLDGLLAHNPNRWTVLFLHFPLFSSDPGRDNPKVRAALKPLIDKYHVDLVLQGHDHGYARGAIGPNGPSADKAGSTYAVSVAGPKMYEVAPLAWARKTASRTQAYQVIDVAPNKLTYRAYTATGEPLDAVTLRHRR
- a CDS encoding YdeI/OmpD-associated family protein — encoded protein: MHFDGLIEIRGINPLVFVSAERANEIRPGWRRPMPVLVQLNGKPTPAWRINMMPAGDGSFFLYLDGRLRKQAEVDVGDMVAVSVHFDSDYRTGPQHAMHPAFAAGLESSPDIKARWEALAPSLQKEVLRYLANLKSDAARTRNVERVMRVLAGAKERFMARYWN